A genomic window from Spodoptera frugiperda isolate SF20-4 chromosome 29, AGI-APGP_CSIRO_Sfru_2.0, whole genome shotgun sequence includes:
- the LOC118264742 gene encoding uncharacterized protein LOC118264742, which translates to MSGRKHVPRPLSVFKQTSRASKLLALVPPINASSDVENQTSSNEEVVISTCRQDSDDLSSEAPSIPSSLENLDISEDDEDRNDASSDEIPNSEPEDQELAVPLTPIINQVLPSTSQVNFDNIPTLSSIQSIPSVQDISPIPNAVNTRSKRRRYVNTHSRIHHKRPKKCKPLNYKWKKGKFLHKAEIT; encoded by the exons ATGTCTGGGAGGAAGCACGTGCCGCGACCGCTCTCG gtgttcaaacaaacatcaCGTGCATCAAAGTTATTGGCACTAGTGCCGCCAATTAATGCTTCATCGGACGTAGAAAATCAAACAAGTTCGAATGAAGAGGTTGTTATAAGCACATGCCGCCAAGACAGTGACGATTTGTCGTCTGAAGCACCATCTATACCTTCGTCATTAGAAAACTTGGATATTTCCGAAGACGACGAAGATAGGAATGACGCTTCTAGTGATGAGATACCCAATAGTGAGCCAGAAGATCAAGAACTAGCAGTGCCTTTAACACCAATTATCAACCAAGTGTTGCCGTCGACCAGTCAGgtaaattttgataatattcCAACTTTATCGTCCATTCAGTCTATACCGTCTGTTCAAGATATATCACCGATTCCCAATGCCGTGAATACCAGGTCTAAGAGACGGCGCTATGTCAACACTCACTCTCGTATTCATCATAAGAGGCCCAAAAAATGTAaaccattaaattacaaatGGAAAAAAGGCAAATTCCTGCACAAAGCCGAAATTACCTAA
- the LOC126912764 gene encoding piggyBac transposable element-derived protein 2-like, which translates to MSLKKFETIRRYIHFADNSCPDSDRYFKVRPFVEKVRRNLATEEEMRYSIDEMTIPYKGKKAGNRRQYNPMKPNKWGFKNFVRAGMSGIVYDFLLYGGEDTFRYVQFSQAEETLTLGAKVVVALCKTIQTRACVVYFDNYFSTLDLAIHLRDECGIFSLGTIRQNRLKGCDKLLMSDKSLKKKGRGSYCQVVDNTNKIAIVKWYDNKVVTLISTYADAYPVGKIKRYSKEMKARVDVDCPELIKHYNNHMGGVDLADMLVALYRTTYKSRRWYTAIFAQMLDICVNNAWLVYRRDYSNRAVKHMPLKSFRCQLARELQNKSRSRISVNNNCKTDDSVRYDSIGHFPSFGESYGRCKLY; encoded by the exons ATGTCGCTGAAAAAGTTTGAAACCATACGCAGATACATCCATTTTGCTGATAACTCTTGTCCAGATTCCGATCGCTACTTTAAAGTAAGACCTTTTGTAGAGAAGGTGAGGAGAAACTTAGCCACCGAAGAAGAAATGAGATATAGTATTGACGAGATGACCATACCGTATAAAGGCAAAAAGGCGGGTAACAGGAGACAGTACAATCCCATGAAACCCAATAAATGGGGTTTCAAAAACTTCGTCCGAGCAGGCATGTCAGGAATTGTGTATGACTTCCTGCTTTATGGAGGTGAAGACACATTTAGATATGTCCAGTTTTCACAAGCCGAAGAAACCTTAACCCTAGGAGCTAAAGTTGTCGTTGCTTTATGCAAGACAATACAGACGAGAGCCTGCGTCGTGTATTTTGACAATTATTTCTCGACTCTAGATTTGGCAATACACCTTAGAGACGAATGTGGTATATTTAGTTTAGGCACTATACGCCAAAACAGGCTAAAAGGTTGTGACAAACTACTGATGAgtgataaatctttaaaaaagaaaggtaGAGGTTCTTATTGCCAAGTCGTTGATAATACCAATAAGATAGCAATAGTTAAATGGTACGACAATAAGGTGGTCACTCTAATCAGTACGTACGCTGATGCTTACCCTGTAGGAAAAATAAAGAGATACAGCAAAGAAATGAAAGCTCGAGTTGATGTGGACTGTCCAGAACTTATAAAGCATTATAATAATCACATGGGAGGCGTCGATCTCGCAGATATGCTGGTTGCATTGTACCGGACTACTTATAAGAGCCGTCGTTGGTATACTGCAATCTTTGCTCAAATGCTCGACATTTGTGTGAACAACGCATGGCTAGTTTATCGCAGAGATTATAGTAATCGGGCAGTGAAGCATATGCCTTTAAAGTCTTTTCGGTGCCAATTAGCAAGAGAGTTACAGAATAAAAGTAGATCTCGTATTTCTGTAAACAACAATTGTAAAACAGATGACAGTGTCCGATATGATAGTATTGGCCATTTCCCTAGTTTTGGAGAGTCATACGGTCGCTGCAAACTAT ACTGA